A genomic window from Anthonomus grandis grandis chromosome 4, icAntGran1.3, whole genome shotgun sequence includes:
- the LOC126734791 gene encoding neuronal acetylcholine receptor subunit alpha-6-like: MGWSIFVWWVALGCLSVKVYPLSAFYEECPTASSSTPLYRLKSSILCDYDSYLRPVKDHRNVTTVSFRLVLKYFEYDHFSHTLSVDAWFTAFWLDHHLTWNPDDFEGIKTIHLSSSNDIWVPDISVYNRKDQSVEPNVIGHTTCSVTYKGIVLCVPPVHFDTLCVPNLKKYPYDTQTCTIRFGSWVQKGEDLNIREIKPMVDTEDLENNGEWELVSFKSIRHKGDNYTCCPNSTFPSIEVSLEIKRNSHTHSINLVLPLLVCILLTITTMAMNPSNKDRFILSCVSFISHIIHVQNLSYSLPITGENMPSILTISRDSTLLTGISVAVTVLLRNLMQNKNSSPTWMASATSVLIGSRPGQLIFLPDNSLKGAAAAQKQEDGDTIISSNIEIPASGASDWHIFAKFLDVLLFVSYLLVYFIILIRF, translated from the exons ATGGGGTGGAGTATATTTGTGTGGTGGGTCGCTCTTGGATGTTTATCTG tgaaagTTTATCCTCTCTCTGCTTTTTATGAAGAGTGCCCTACAGCCTCTTCTTCTACACCATTGTATCGATTAAAATCAAGCATTTTATGCGATTATGACAGCTACCTCAGACCTGTCAAGGATCATCGAAATGTAACTACGGTATCTTTTAGGcttgtgttaaaatattttgaatat GACCACTTTAGTCATACATTGAGCGTAGATGCGTGGTTTACTGCT ttttggtTAGACCATCACTTAACATGGAACCCAGACGATTTTGAAGGAATCAAGACTATCCATCTCTCCTCTTCGAATGACATTTGGGTGCCAGATATATCAGTTTATAACAG AAAAGACCAGTCAGTTGAACCTAATGTAATAGGACACACCACTTGTTCGGTGACATATAAAGGTATTGTGCTGTGCGTACCTCCTGTACATTTTGACACTCTATGCGTACCCAATTTGAAAAAATACCCATATGACACACAAACTTGTACTATAAGATTTGGATCGTGGGTTCAGAAGGGAgaagatttaaatattagagAG ATTAAACCTATGGTGGATACAGAGGACTTAGAAAATAACGGAGAATGGGAATTGGTATCTTTTAAAAGCATTAGGCACAAGGGAGATAACTATACCTGTTGCCCTAACAGCACTTTCCCTTCAATAGAGGTatctttggaaattaaaagaaatagtcacaCTCACTCTATTAACCTTGTTTTGCCTCTACTTG TGTGTATTTTACTGACTATTACCACAATGGCAATGAATCCATCGAACAAAGATCGATTCATCCTAAGTTGCGTATCATTTATTAGTCATATCATACATGTCCAGAATTTGTCTTACTCGTTGCCAATTACTGGGGAAAACATGCCAAGTATTT TAACAATATCACGGGATTCAACTCTGCTAACAGGAATTAGTGTGGCAGTAACAGTTCTTCTCAGAAATTTAATGCAGAATAAGAACAGTAGCCCGACTTGGATGGCATCTGCAACTTCGGTTTTAATTGGCTCTCGACCTGGACAACTCATTTTTTTGCCAGATAATTCTTTAAAG GGAGCGGCAGCGGCGCAAAAACAAGAAGATGGCGATACTATTATCAGCTCAAACATAGAAATCCCCGCAAGTGGAGCTTCTGACTGGCacatttttgctaaatttttagATGTACTTTTGTTTGTTAGTTATCTAttggtatattttattatattaataaggttttaa
- the LOC126734793 gene encoding transmembrane reductase CYB561D2, translating to MGVDIETSMKVTNSSTTLVSKSGQPVVTAFQRTLWVLNTLYYVILGIVSLIFLWIFCDLSAINDTQYTLHLILSTAAYVPLMAVAIFVFAEDNVAALYIPRTKRYSIHGILLLISCVAASIGMAVMVVRKSENNRSHFTSKHGKYGLASWVLLFASVLTGIFAANTRFFSKVFRPVILKLFHNLLGLAGFAMGIAATYVMVNHLRNSLSSSALTGMKVGLIYVTIWSAVYALKSLYGQIKGVFS from the exons ATGGGTGTAGATATAGAAACTTCAATGAAAGTTACCAACTCATCTACAACGCTCGTGTCAAAGTCTGGACAACCAGTGGTGACAGCTTTTCAAAGAACTTTATGGGTTTTAAATACCCTTTATTATGTGATATTAGGTATAGTCagtttgatatttttgtggattttttgtgatttatccGCAATTAACGACACCCAATACACgctacatttaattttatctacGGCTGCA tATGTTCCATTAATGGCGgttgcaatttttgtatttgcCGAAGATAATGTGGCCGCACTTTATATTCCTCGAACTAAAAGGTACTCCATACATGGAATTCTCTTATTGATCAGTTGTGTGGCAGCCAGCATTGGAATGGCCGTGATGGTAGTGAGAAAAAGCGAAAATAACAGAAGTCATTTTACTAGCAAGCATGGAAAATACG gattagCATCCTGGGTTCTACTATTTGCATCAGTACTAACAGGAATCTTTGCTGCGAATACAAGATTTTTCTCCAAAGTATTCAGACCGGTTATTCTGAAATTGTTTCATAACTTGTTGGGTTTAGCAGGATTCGCCATGGGAATAGCAGCCACTTACGTTATGGTAAACCATTTAAGAAACAGTTTGTCAAGTTCAGCCCTTACTGGCATGAAAGTCGGTCTCATTTATGTTACAATTTGGAGTGCCGTTTATGCTTTAAAGAGTCTGTATGGGCAAATCAAAGGAgtgttttcttaa